In Streptomyces violaceusniger Tu 4113, one DNA window encodes the following:
- a CDS encoding NAD(P)-binding domain-containing protein, which produces MNNSVDVVVIGAGQAGLSSAYHLRRAGYEPGTGFVVLDHAPAPGGAWQFRWPSLTYGKVHGMYDLPGMRLTSDDADPERPSSEVIPAYFARYERAFELRVVRPVHVAAVRDGDDGRLLVETSAGTWSARALINATGTWDRPFWPRYPGQETFRGRQLHTARYPGPEAFAGQRVIVVGGGTSGVQHLLEIAEVAAETTWVTRRPPVFHTGPFGEDQGRAAVALVEERVRRGLPPQSVVSVTGLPMTEAMQRARAKGVLERLPMFDRITPSGVAWADGRHVDADVILWATGFRAAIDHLAPLRLRESGGGITVEGTRAVRDPRVHLVGYGPSASTVGANRAGRAAVREIQELLAAARDPAPAPRRATTHQGQWSQDAPRSGVDIGLTALS; this is translated from the coding sequence ATGAACAACAGCGTGGACGTCGTGGTCATCGGTGCCGGGCAGGCCGGGTTGTCCAGTGCCTATCACCTCCGGCGGGCCGGGTACGAGCCCGGGACGGGCTTCGTGGTGCTCGACCACGCGCCCGCGCCCGGCGGGGCGTGGCAGTTCCGGTGGCCGTCGCTGACGTACGGCAAGGTGCACGGGATGTACGACCTGCCCGGCATGCGGCTGACCAGCGACGACGCGGATCCCGAGCGGCCCTCGTCCGAGGTGATCCCGGCGTACTTCGCACGGTACGAGCGCGCCTTCGAGCTGCGGGTCGTCCGGCCGGTGCACGTCGCCGCCGTACGGGACGGGGACGACGGCCGGCTGCTGGTGGAGACCTCGGCCGGGACCTGGTCCGCCCGCGCGCTGATCAACGCGACCGGTACCTGGGACCGGCCCTTCTGGCCGCGCTACCCCGGGCAGGAGACCTTCCGGGGGCGGCAACTGCACACCGCGCGGTACCCCGGGCCCGAGGCGTTCGCCGGGCAGCGGGTGATCGTCGTCGGGGGCGGTACGTCCGGGGTGCAGCATCTGCTGGAGATCGCCGAGGTGGCGGCGGAGACGACCTGGGTCACCCGCCGCCCGCCGGTGTTCCACACCGGGCCGTTCGGCGAGGACCAGGGGCGTGCCGCCGTCGCGCTGGTGGAGGAGCGGGTCCGGCGGGGGCTGCCACCGCAGAGCGTGGTGTCGGTGACCGGGCTGCCCATGACGGAGGCGATGCAGCGGGCCCGCGCCAAGGGCGTGCTGGAGCGGCTGCCCATGTTCGACCGGATCACCCCGTCCGGGGTGGCCTGGGCGGATGGGCGCCACGTCGACGCGGACGTGATCCTCTGGGCCACCGGTTTCCGCGCCGCCATCGACCACCTCGCCCCGCTGCGGCTGCGCGAGTCGGGCGGCGGAATCACCGTCGAGGGCACCCGGGCGGTCCGGGATCCGCGGGTGCATCTGGTCGGCTACGGGCCCTCGGCCAGCACGGTGGGGGCAAACCGGGCGGGCCGGGCCGCCGTACGGGAGATCCAGGAACTGCTGGCTGCCGCCCGGGACCCGGCGCCGGCTCCCCGTCGGGCCACCACGCATCAGGGCCAGTGGTCGCAGGACGCCCCGCGTTCAGGTGTTGACATAGGTCTCACTGCCCTCTCATAG
- a CDS encoding helix-turn-helix domain-containing protein, whose protein sequence is MAAPTGPTVRRMQLGWELKRLRDKAGFTLAEAVDGLTFSPSKLHRVENGLTGLKTTAELRTLLDRYGVEEEDDVDFLVEIHRDSLNRGWWSLYRSVLPSGMGMYIGLESGARSIRAWQPNVVLGLLQTERYAREMFQTAKPVEETTTEFVERHIQIRMERKKALTRRDSPVELWVIQEEATLRRVVGGPDVMREQYEAILAFTQLDHVTVQILPMTTATYRTGANFTLLEFGSPLPTVVQSDAADGSEISDKDTTIWSFSRRFEALRAGALAPGETPAFLQRLVREI, encoded by the coding sequence GTGGCAGCACCAACAGGACCCACGGTCCGCCGCATGCAACTCGGCTGGGAGCTCAAGCGGTTGAGGGACAAGGCCGGATTCACCCTGGCGGAGGCGGTGGACGGGTTGACGTTCTCCCCCTCGAAGCTCCATCGCGTGGAGAACGGGCTGACCGGCCTCAAGACCACTGCGGAGCTGCGAACTCTGCTGGACCGCTACGGAGTCGAGGAAGAGGACGACGTGGATTTCCTGGTCGAGATCCACCGGGACTCGCTCAACCGGGGCTGGTGGTCGCTCTATCGCAGCGTCCTGCCGTCCGGCATGGGGATGTACATCGGGCTGGAGAGCGGTGCTCGGAGCATCCGGGCTTGGCAACCGAATGTGGTCCTCGGGTTGTTGCAGACCGAGCGATACGCCCGGGAGATGTTCCAGACCGCCAAGCCGGTTGAGGAGACGACGACGGAGTTCGTCGAGCGCCACATTCAGATTCGTATGGAACGCAAGAAGGCTCTGACGCGCAGAGACAGCCCGGTGGAGCTTTGGGTCATCCAGGAGGAAGCGACACTGCGGCGGGTGGTGGGCGGCCCGGACGTGATGCGCGAGCAGTATGAGGCGATCCTTGCCTTCACGCAGCTCGACCACGTGACCGTCCAGATCCTCCCGATGACCACGGCCACCTACCGGACAGGTGCCAACTTCACCCTGCTGGAGTTCGGCAGCCCGCTTCCGACGGTGGTGCAAAGCGATGCCGCCGACGGGTCGGAGATCAGCGACAAGGACACCACCATCTGGAGTTTCTCCCGCAGGTTCGAGGCCCTGCGGGCAGGCGCTCTCGCGCCTGGCGAGACACCCGCTTTCCTGCAACGACTAGTACGGGAGATCTGA
- a CDS encoding DUF397 domain-containing protein, whose amino-acid sequence MTHRIASDVAPEGAWFKSSYSENNGTACVEIAHLPRTTQVGIRDSKDKGGPALVVPAGAWAEFVAAVRKV is encoded by the coding sequence ATGACACACCGCATAGCTTCTGATGTCGCACCCGAAGGTGCCTGGTTCAAGTCGTCCTACAGCGAGAACAACGGGACCGCTTGCGTCGAGATCGCCCACCTGCCCCGCACCACCCAGGTCGGCATCCGCGACTCCAAGGACAAGGGCGGTCCCGCCCTGGTCGTCCCGGCCGGGGCCTGGGCGGAGTTCGTCGCCGCAGTGCGCAAGGTCTGA
- a CDS encoding class I SAM-dependent methyltransferase yields MDIDDPKDVVRRGYDALSRHYEQSYATETKYQPLLGALQQRIPPAATVLDLGCGCGIPVARVLASAGHRVTGVDISGEQIRRARELVPEAEFRQADATAVEFPAASFDAVVSLYALIHIPLAEQPPLLARIATWLRPGGWFLGTTGHSAWTGTDDNWLGGGATMWWSHADAATYRDWLTRAGLTVEGEEFVPEGDSGHALFWARRPVAGE; encoded by the coding sequence GTGGATATCGACGATCCCAAGGACGTGGTCAGGCGCGGGTATGACGCGCTATCCCGCCACTACGAGCAGTCCTATGCCACCGAAACCAAGTACCAGCCCTTGCTCGGGGCGCTCCAGCAGCGCATTCCGCCCGCCGCCACCGTGCTGGACCTGGGGTGCGGTTGCGGCATCCCGGTCGCCCGCGTGCTGGCGTCCGCAGGGCACCGTGTGACCGGTGTCGACATCAGCGGGGAGCAGATCCGCCGGGCGCGGGAGCTGGTGCCGGAGGCCGAGTTCCGCCAGGCCGATGCCACGGCCGTGGAGTTCCCGGCCGCCTCCTTCGACGCCGTGGTCTCCCTCTACGCCCTGATCCACATCCCGCTGGCGGAACAACCTCCCCTCCTCGCCAGGATCGCCACCTGGCTCCGTCCCGGCGGCTGGTTCCTGGGCACCACCGGACACAGCGCCTGGACCGGCACCGACGACAACTGGCTCGGCGGTGGCGCCACGATGTGGTGGAGCCACGCCGACGCCGCGACCTACCGGGACTGGCTCACCCGGGCCGGACTGACCGTCGAGGGAGAGGAGTTCGTCCCCGAAGGCGACAGCGGCCACGCCCTGTTCTGGGCGCGGCGGCCGGTCGCGGGGGAGTGA